One window of the Solanum stenotomum isolate F172 chromosome 11, ASM1918654v1, whole genome shotgun sequence genome contains the following:
- the LOC125844739 gene encoding uncharacterized protein LOC125844739 isoform X2 codes for MADSRLAILSRHFTSAAADCKAGSGSFGQNLGWIKISPEVSEALKHGTPIVALESTIISHGMPYPQNFETAKELEVIVRENGAVPATIAILDGIPCIGLTTEELEILARLGSKARKTASRDIALVMAGRENGATTVSATMYLASKVGIPVFVTGGIGGVHRHGENTMDVSSDLTELGNTPVAVISAGIKSILDIPRTLEYLETQRVTVAAYRTDEFPAFFTQTSGCKAPARVESPEHCARVIDANIRLEQKSGILIAVPIPREHSASGSLIESAIQQALQEAREKKITGNAETPFLLARVNELTGGASLASNIALVKNNASIGAKIAVSLAQLQKRSYNSRKSVTYGSMQPNKKLMQHLSFII; via the exons ATGGCTGATTCTAGATTAGCAATCCTTAGTCGACACTTCACTTCAGCAGCAGCAGATTGTAAG GCTGGCTCTGGCTCTTTTGGTCAAAATTTGGGGTGGATTAAGATATCCCCGGAGGTTTCAGAAGCATTAAAACATGGAACCCCCATTGTTGCATTGGAATCCACTATAATATCTCATG GAATGCCGTATCCTCAGAATTTCGAGACAGCAAAGGAGTTGGAGGTCATTGTGAGGGAGAATGGAGCTGTACCTGCCACTATCGCTATTCTGGATGGCATACCATGCATAG GCTTGACTACAGAAGAACTAGAGATTCTAGCACGTCTTGGTAGCAAAGCTCGGAAAACTGCTAGTAGAGACATTGCACTTGTT ATGGCAGGCAGGGAGAATGGGGCAACTACTGTCTCTGCAACAATGTATCTTGCTTCGAAG GTGGGTATTCCAGTATTTGTCACTGGCGGTATTGGAGGAGTACATAGGCATGGAGAGAACA CAATGGATGTTTCTTCTGATCTTACTGAGCTTGGAAATACTCCTGTGGCTGTGATCTCTGCTGGTATAAAATCGATACTAGATATTCCTCGAACACTTGAATATTTG GAAACTCAAAGAGTTACTGTTGCAGCTTATAGAACCGATGAGTTCCCTGCTTTCTTCACACAAACCAGTGGCTGCAAG GCACCTGCTCGAGTAGAATCGCCAGAACATTGCGCTCGAGTTATTG ATGCGAACATAAGACTTGAGCAGAAGAGTGGAATCTTGATAGCAGTCCCCATTCCAAGAGAGCATTCTGCTTCTGGAAGTTTGATTGAGTCGGCAATACAGCAAGCTCTCCAAGAAGCACG AGAGAAGAAGATTACTGGCAATGCTGAAACTCCGTTCTTGCTTGCAAGAGTCAATGAACTTACTGGTGGAGCATCTCTGGCTTCAA ACATTGCTCTCGTGAAAAATAATGCCAGTATCGGTGCTAAAATTGCTGTTTCGCTTGCCCAGCTTCAAAAACGTAGTTACAACAG CAGAAAGAGTGTTACTTATGGAAGTATGCAACCAAACAAAAAGTTAATGCAACATCTTTCCTTTATAATCTAG
- the LOC125844739 gene encoding uncharacterized protein LOC125844739 isoform X1, whose product MADSRLAILSRHFTSAAADCKAGSGSFGQNLGWIKISPEVSEALKHGTPIVALESTIISHGMPYPQNFETAKELEVIVRENGAVPATIAILDGIPCIGLTTEELEILARLGSKARKTASRDIALVMAGRENGATTVSATMYLASKVGIPVFVTGGIGGVHRHGENTMDVSSDLTELGNTPVAVISAGIKSILDIPRTLEYLETQRVTVAAYRTDEFPAFFTQTSGCKAPARVESPEHCARVIDANIRLEQKSGILIAVPIPREHSASGSLIESAIQQALQEAREKKITGNAETPFLLARVNELTGGASLASNIALVKNNASIGAKIAVSLAQLQKRSYNRL is encoded by the exons ATGGCTGATTCTAGATTAGCAATCCTTAGTCGACACTTCACTTCAGCAGCAGCAGATTGTAAG GCTGGCTCTGGCTCTTTTGGTCAAAATTTGGGGTGGATTAAGATATCCCCGGAGGTTTCAGAAGCATTAAAACATGGAACCCCCATTGTTGCATTGGAATCCACTATAATATCTCATG GAATGCCGTATCCTCAGAATTTCGAGACAGCAAAGGAGTTGGAGGTCATTGTGAGGGAGAATGGAGCTGTACCTGCCACTATCGCTATTCTGGATGGCATACCATGCATAG GCTTGACTACAGAAGAACTAGAGATTCTAGCACGTCTTGGTAGCAAAGCTCGGAAAACTGCTAGTAGAGACATTGCACTTGTT ATGGCAGGCAGGGAGAATGGGGCAACTACTGTCTCTGCAACAATGTATCTTGCTTCGAAG GTGGGTATTCCAGTATTTGTCACTGGCGGTATTGGAGGAGTACATAGGCATGGAGAGAACA CAATGGATGTTTCTTCTGATCTTACTGAGCTTGGAAATACTCCTGTGGCTGTGATCTCTGCTGGTATAAAATCGATACTAGATATTCCTCGAACACTTGAATATTTG GAAACTCAAAGAGTTACTGTTGCAGCTTATAGAACCGATGAGTTCCCTGCTTTCTTCACACAAACCAGTGGCTGCAAG GCACCTGCTCGAGTAGAATCGCCAGAACATTGCGCTCGAGTTATTG ATGCGAACATAAGACTTGAGCAGAAGAGTGGAATCTTGATAGCAGTCCCCATTCCAAGAGAGCATTCTGCTTCTGGAAGTTTGATTGAGTCGGCAATACAGCAAGCTCTCCAAGAAGCACG AGAGAAGAAGATTACTGGCAATGCTGAAACTCCGTTCTTGCTTGCAAGAGTCAATGAACTTACTGGTGGAGCATCTCTGGCTTCAA ACATTGCTCTCGTGAAAAATAATGCCAGTATCGGTGCTAAAATTGCTGTTTCGCTTGCCCAGCTTCAAAAACGTAGTTACAACAG gTTGTAA